One genomic segment of Candidatus Bathyarchaeota archaeon includes these proteins:
- a CDS encoding helix-turn-helix transcriptional regulator, translating into MRTRIKELRARHNLTQEDLARKVGVRRETILFIEKGEYNPSIKLAHEIAKALQTTLDDLFIFEDT; encoded by the coding sequence TTGAGAACTCGCATCAAGGAGCTTCGAGCTCGCCACAACCTAACACAAGAAGACTTAGCCAGAAAAGTGGGTGTCCGCAGAGAAACCATCCTCTTCATAGAAAAAGGCGAATACAACCCCTCCATAAAACTGGCTCATGAAATAGCCAAAGCCCTCCAGACAACACTCGATGACCTCTTTATTTTCGAAGACACCTAA
- a CDS encoding acetylserotonin O-methyltransferase produces MKDPKTLLTSPSPDSKVLSALLENSTEGLKISYLITTAWEIGLFEHTTSPKNPKTIAQELGGYHETMMGLFCDALVEVGLLTKQDDTYLNASLTSTYLCRNSPHYLSQILKNTQANINRWTQLPQIIKNGPLPHVRTDFFNENWLIGIAEWAAAGAVANTLRVVSEHIDPQPWRRLLDLGGGHGLYAIAFTALNPNLAAYVFDLPKMMQVTQKYVKEYDAQRVHILPGDFYKDSIGQDYDVIFSSFNQSCSDPNLLGKMVEALVPGGYVVLRRFTDASREGALKTLDWNLLGFEGKKIGSKSHSSDAVMDQKTYLEQLENMGLSLLGTFPLDKMSEITIARKLLNGGSRT; encoded by the coding sequence ATGAAAGATCCCAAAACATTACTGACATCCCCCTCGCCTGACTCCAAAGTTCTCTCTGCCCTGCTGGAGAATTCAACGGAAGGGCTCAAAATATCTTACCTAATAACAACTGCATGGGAAATTGGGCTGTTTGAACACACCACATCACCCAAAAACCCCAAAACAATAGCTCAAGAATTAGGCGGCTACCACGAGACTATGATGGGCCTGTTTTGTGACGCTTTAGTAGAGGTTGGCTTGTTAACCAAACAGGATGATACCTACCTAAACGCATCATTAACAAGCACATACTTATGCCGTAACTCGCCCCATTATCTTTCTCAAATTCTCAAAAACACCCAAGCAAACATAAACCGCTGGACACAACTTCCACAAATCATAAAAAATGGTCCTCTCCCCCACGTCAGAACAGACTTTTTTAACGAAAACTGGCTAATCGGCATCGCAGAATGGGCAGCCGCAGGTGCAGTAGCAAACACTTTACGTGTTGTCTCAGAGCATATTGACCCTCAACCTTGGCGGCGACTGCTCGATTTAGGCGGAGGGCATGGCTTGTACGCTATTGCTTTCACAGCTCTAAACCCAAACTTGGCCGCATACGTTTTTGACCTTCCAAAAATGATGCAAGTTACCCAAAAATACGTCAAAGAATACGATGCTCAAAGAGTACATATTTTACCCGGTGACTTCTACAAAGACAGCATCGGGCAAGATTATGACGTGATTTTTTCATCGTTTAACCAAAGCTGCAGTGACCCTAATCTTTTGGGTAAAATGGTTGAGGCTTTGGTTCCTGGCGGTTATGTGGTTCTGCGTAGGTTCACGGATGCCTCGAGGGAAGGTGCCCTGAAAACTTTGGATTGGAACCTTTTGGGCTTTGAGGGCAAGAAAATCGGTAGTAAATCACACTCTTCCGACGCGGTTATGGATCAAAAAACATACCTAGAGCAGTTGGAAAACATGGGGCTAAGTTTGCTGGGTACTTTTCCTTTGGATAAAATGTCTGAAATCACCATTGCACGTAAGCTTTTGAATGGTGGAAGCAGAACCTGA
- a CDS encoding ABC transporter substrate-binding protein, with translation MNKTAIYAIICVVILAVSAVVALNYLGSSSGGPSSETQEVTDMAGRTVTVPTDVNRVIALNYGGLRLITYMQASELVCGVEQTELTNTGRTYAMAHPEYQNITVVGPQFGGDPELIASQTPDVVFITDQTIDNLDSLQSQIGIPVIGIAYGGLDTEENRQDFYDGLNLIGQILHKEDRATEVINYVQGILDDFDVRVSSISDADKPSVYIGGLSSRGLHGFTSTSASYAPFTLTNSKNVITLEMASNSTQVVNVDVEALPDLNPDVIFLDYAGLSLCLDDIHNHMDVYGQLDAIQDGKVYGVLSYNNYALNFDVALADTYYVGTVLYPDQFSDINPQEKADEIYTFLCGAPLYDQMVANYGPFGPINVE, from the coding sequence ATGAATAAAACTGCAATTTATGCAATTATTTGCGTTGTTATACTCGCTGTTTCAGCTGTTGTGGCTTTAAATTATCTTGGTTCATCCTCAGGTGGGCCTTCTTCAGAAACACAGGAGGTCACTGATATGGCTGGTCGCACCGTTACTGTTCCCACTGATGTTAACCGTGTTATTGCGTTGAATTATGGCGGTTTACGTTTGATTACTTACATGCAGGCAAGTGAGCTTGTTTGCGGAGTTGAACAAACAGAACTAACAAACACTGGTCGTACCTATGCGATGGCTCATCCTGAATACCAAAACATAACTGTTGTTGGTCCGCAATTCGGCGGTGACCCTGAACTCATTGCTTCCCAAACTCCAGACGTGGTCTTCATAACCGACCAAACAATTGATAATCTTGATTCACTCCAAAGCCAAATTGGAATACCCGTCATTGGCATTGCCTACGGTGGATTAGATACTGAGGAGAATCGTCAAGATTTCTACGACGGCCTCAACCTTATAGGCCAAATCCTACACAAAGAAGATCGAGCTACTGAAGTCATAAACTACGTACAGGGAATCCTTGATGATTTCGATGTACGAGTATCAAGTATATCTGATGCTGACAAGCCATCAGTGTACATTGGCGGGCTTTCCTCGCGTGGTCTTCACGGATTCACTTCAACAAGCGCCTCTTATGCACCATTCACCTTAACCAACTCTAAAAACGTGATTACTCTTGAGATGGCAAGCAACTCTACACAGGTAGTAAACGTAGACGTTGAAGCGTTGCCAGACCTAAACCCTGATGTCATATTCCTTGATTACGCTGGATTGTCTTTATGCTTAGATGACATACATAACCACATGGATGTGTACGGTCAACTTGACGCCATCCAAGACGGCAAAGTCTACGGTGTACTCAGCTACAACAACTACGCTTTGAACTTTGATGTTGCCCTCGCAGACACTTACTATGTAGGCACAGTGCTCTACCCCGATCAATTCTCAGATATAAACCCACAAGAGAAAGCAGATGAAATCTACACGTTCCTATGCGGTGCACCGCTCTACGACCAAATGGTTGCCAATTATGGACCCTTTGGCCCAATCAATGTTGAATGA
- a CDS encoding GNAT family N-acetyltransferase, protein MTKELVIQKVDAQNFDDFLGLIDKLAEFEELSPPDLEAKNRLRRDCLSDKPKFEAYIGKIRDTPVSYVAYFFTYSTFLALPTLFLEDIFVLKEHRQQGVGEELFAFVKEKAKQKGCGRLELAVLKWNTVAQEFYEKYKAKRLEWFMYRLTKEEF, encoded by the coding sequence ATGACAAAAGAGTTAGTTATCCAGAAAGTTGACGCCCAAAACTTTGATGACTTTTTAGGATTAATTGATAAACTTGCAGAATTTGAAGAGCTATCCCCTCCAGATTTGGAAGCAAAAAACCGGTTACGGCGAGATTGCCTCTCGGATAAGCCAAAGTTTGAGGCTTACATCGGAAAAATTAGAGACACACCAGTGAGTTATGTTGCATATTTTTTTACATATTCAACGTTTCTTGCTTTGCCTACGCTTTTTTTGGAAGACATTTTTGTCCTAAAAGAGCACAGGCAACAAGGAGTGGGCGAAGAATTATTTGCTTTTGTTAAAGAAAAAGCTAAGCAGAAGGGCTGTGGCCGATTGGAGCTTGCGGTTTTGAAATGGAACACGGTAGCGCAGGAATTCTATGAAAAGTACAAGGCTAAACGGTTAGAGTGGTTCATGTACCGTTTAACAAAAGAAGAGTTCTAG
- a CDS encoding iron ABC transporter permease: protein MANNKQDKTDIAKNASDSGYTKYVGKKVLFITICAVALVAITLVTLCIGSANLSVTEVLNQILSQNGIAWSIRLPRVLVAVVAGAMLAIAGGVMQCLLKNPLSEPYTLGLSQASAFGAAFAIVVLGAGAMHSNAKDAVMISNQYTVTICAFCFCMISTTIILALTRLTKVSPESIVLSGVVLGSIFAAGMTAVQYFASDVQIASIIYWTFGDLSRITWSSLSLIIAVSVPICIYFMYNRWNYNAIDAGVDTANSLGVNVTRHITVGMVLASLTAAVIVSLMGIIGFVGLLAPHMVRRVIGSDNRFVLPASMLVGALILVISDTLARTIISPLVLPVGVITSFMGGPLFLYVLIRGYKKKC, encoded by the coding sequence ATGGCAAATAATAAACAAGACAAGACAGATATCGCCAAAAACGCCTCCGATTCTGGCTACACCAAATATGTAGGCAAAAAAGTCCTATTCATAACCATCTGCGCGGTTGCTTTGGTTGCAATCACACTGGTGACCTTGTGCATAGGCTCGGCGAATCTTTCTGTCACGGAGGTTTTAAACCAGATTCTCAGCCAAAACGGCATCGCTTGGAGCATTCGGCTTCCCCGCGTGCTGGTCGCCGTGGTTGCAGGTGCCATGCTTGCAATTGCAGGGGGCGTTATGCAGTGTTTGCTTAAGAACCCGCTAAGTGAACCTTACACTTTGGGTTTAAGCCAAGCCTCCGCGTTTGGCGCCGCATTTGCTATTGTAGTTTTGGGTGCGGGTGCAATGCACAGTAATGCTAAAGATGCAGTGATGATTAGCAACCAGTACACAGTCACAATATGCGCGTTCTGCTTTTGTATGATATCTACCACTATAATTCTTGCGCTCACACGCTTAACCAAAGTATCACCCGAATCCATTGTGCTCTCAGGTGTAGTGCTAGGTTCAATCTTTGCTGCGGGAATGACTGCTGTTCAATACTTTGCCAGTGACGTTCAAATCGCCTCTATCATCTACTGGACTTTCGGAGACTTAAGCAGAATAACTTGGAGCAGCCTGTCATTGATTATAGCGGTTTCTGTGCCCATCTGCATCTATTTCATGTATAACCGCTGGAACTACAACGCCATCGACGCAGGAGTTGACACCGCAAACAGCCTGGGCGTAAACGTAACACGCCACATAACCGTCGGCATGGTGCTCGCCTCACTTACCGCGGCAGTAATTGTTTCATTGATGGGCATAATTGGTTTCGTAGGTTTACTGGCGCCACATATGGTTAGACGAGTAATCGGCTCAGACAACCGCTTTGTGCTTCCCGCTTCTATGCTGGTTGGCGCATTAATTTTGGTGATATCTGACACGTTGGCACGGACGATTATTTCGCCGCTGGTTTTACCTGTGGGGGTTATCACCTCGTTTATGGGCGGACCATTATTCCTGTATGTTCTCATCAGGGGGTACAAAAAGAAATGTTGA
- a CDS encoding P-loop NTPase has translation MPKILICGKGGSGKSTITTLIANNLKTQGYKILIIDTDESNYGLSVQLGLNDPKELLDQIGGKKAILEKMFLARGTGEKAALFTENLQIDGIPTDCVSKKDNLYLLQIGKVKHYGEGCACPMGGLARDFLKHLQLDTKDVALIDTEAGVEHLGRGMVSEVDLVLAILDPSYESIKLSKKITDMAKEAGKNVYFILNKVDEATAEKIASKVGKQQVIGFIPFDTPIQEKGLNGEVLDLELPQIAQITSFLLNVLKKEPN, from the coding sequence ATGCCCAAAATCCTAATATGCGGAAAAGGCGGCAGCGGAAAAAGCACAATAACAACCCTAATAGCAAACAACCTAAAAACCCAAGGCTACAAAATCCTAATCATAGACACCGATGAATCAAACTACGGACTAAGCGTCCAACTAGGCCTAAACGACCCCAAAGAACTACTAGACCAAATAGGCGGCAAAAAAGCCATACTCGAAAAAATGTTTCTCGCCCGAGGCACCGGTGAAAAAGCCGCTCTATTCACCGAAAACTTGCAAATAGACGGCATACCCACCGACTGCGTCTCAAAAAAAGACAACCTCTACCTGCTCCAAATAGGCAAAGTCAAACACTACGGCGAAGGCTGCGCATGCCCCATGGGTGGACTCGCACGCGATTTCCTAAAACACCTCCAACTAGACACAAAAGATGTCGCCCTAATTGACACTGAAGCAGGCGTAGAACACTTAGGCAGAGGCATGGTAAGCGAAGTCGACTTGGTCTTAGCCATCTTAGACCCCTCCTACGAGTCCATAAAGTTATCAAAGAAAATTACGGACATGGCAAAAGAGGCAGGCAAAAACGTCTATTTCATTCTCAACAAAGTTGACGAGGCAACGGCAGAAAAAATTGCTTCCAAAGTAGGTAAACAACAGGTTATTGGGTTTATTCCCTTTGACACTCCAATTCAAGAAAAGGGCTTAAACGGTGAAGTTCTCGACTTGGAGCTTCCCCAAATTGCCCAAATTACAAGTTTTCTTCTCAATGTTTTAAAAAAGGAGCCTAACTAA
- a CDS encoding cache domain-containing protein → MDRNRLVLGVLVLVLACVLVAGFVNQTQQTNQKEAVKSLVIEAADLISTDGETAFSQFRVEGSHWFQGDTYIFVWQTDGLRLVYPPDISGEGKNMTSLLDVTGKAIGQLFINAALSETGEGWVDYQWPKPGETTPSVKHTFIKGVELNGEVLLVGSGLYVEDYEAVVAPLQYVAVVVEGVIAALGLMLAVKKKRFFGYGIFLTFGIYVFYDLVRLTSTDVSNAVMYPVFFVATLSMLWVAVLIYREHKRSVS, encoded by the coding sequence ATGGACCGGAATCGTTTAGTGTTAGGAGTTTTGGTTTTAGTTTTGGCTTGCGTTCTTGTCGCAGGTTTTGTTAATCAAACTCAGCAGACCAACCAGAAAGAAGCAGTAAAATCGCTCGTAATAGAAGCAGCAGACCTAATCTCAACCGATGGCGAAACCGCTTTCTCACAGTTCAGAGTAGAGGGCAGTCACTGGTTCCAAGGTGACACCTACATCTTTGTATGGCAAACCGATGGGCTTCGACTTGTTTATCCACCAGACATAAGTGGGGAAGGCAAAAACATGACCTCACTGTTAGATGTAACGGGAAAGGCGATTGGGCAACTTTTCATAAATGCTGCACTAAGCGAAACAGGTGAGGGCTGGGTGGATTATCAGTGGCCTAAACCCGGAGAAACCACACCCTCAGTTAAACACACCTTCATCAAAGGCGTAGAGCTTAATGGTGAAGTTTTGCTTGTAGGTTCTGGCTTATACGTTGAAGACTATGAGGCTGTTGTGGCGCCGTTGCAGTATGTGGCTGTCGTGGTAGAAGGTGTGATTGCTGCGTTGGGGTTGATGTTGGCGGTTAAGAAGAAACGTTTCTTTGGTTACGGCATATTCTTGACTTTTGGCATCTATGTGTTCTATGATTTGGTGCGATTAACATCCACAGATGTTTCTAACGCCGTTATGTATCCTGTGTTTTTTGTGGCGACGTTGTCTATGTTGTGGGTTGCCGTTTTAATTTATAGGGAACATAAGCGTTCTGTTTCTTGA
- a CDS encoding MFS transporter: MKLHASFFKSDHRPMWVSAVLPFNIALGPVSTLVQLLILNLNGTVVEVGLAITLFNAVSIPAALFWGFVVDRFHRRKLLVMCSFLVTPLLLLLFLFASTTYWVSVLYALFSIAIMASTTPLNLLVMETEKKPKWASAFAAFSMMSSIGQTLGLLLGMIWSFCIPIEYLVIPLAVSSLVSTGLSAVLIKEPPMVFERQMMVMDKHSFFHRLHHLPYLFLKIPSAHDFKRIFRKMPRGLLRYTNLLYLAIFGFFLSSGIFNTALVPALKINGVSSLLVFSVMMGGMIVQIISFRYAGAYTEHKSPVKSAIVGMGLRAVALGLTGVFVYFLAGAWLVIPALVMYALAAGVAYAIYYTASNTMIFNSLSPRRNGSALGVYSALAGAATMLGSFASGFLSFYLGFHVTFIVSAAVLVVSALLLYLTENSKVSINLSTHELFNHHKNDDCQKQG, translated from the coding sequence TTGAAGTTGCACGCAAGTTTTTTTAAAAGTGACCATAGACCCATGTGGGTTAGCGCTGTACTCCCCTTCAACATCGCGTTAGGTCCCGTTTCAACACTGGTGCAACTGCTGATTTTAAACCTCAACGGCACAGTCGTGGAAGTCGGCTTAGCAATCACCCTCTTTAATGCGGTGAGCATTCCAGCTGCCCTATTTTGGGGGTTTGTTGTGGACCGTTTCCATCGACGAAAACTCTTGGTAATGTGTAGTTTTCTGGTAACGCCTCTGCTTTTGCTGTTATTTCTGTTTGCAAGCACAACGTATTGGGTTTCTGTTTTGTATGCTTTGTTCTCTATTGCCATAATGGCTTCAACTACACCTCTTAACTTGCTGGTTATGGAAACCGAAAAAAAACCCAAGTGGGCATCTGCCTTTGCCGCATTTTCAATGATGTCTAGCATTGGACAAACTTTGGGGTTACTTTTGGGGATGATATGGTCATTTTGTATTCCCATAGAGTACCTTGTTATTCCTTTAGCGGTTTCCTCGCTGGTTTCCACAGGGCTATCAGCGGTTCTAATTAAGGAGCCCCCAATGGTGTTTGAGAGACAAATGATGGTTATGGACAAACACAGCTTCTTCCACCGCCTCCACCACCTACCATACTTATTCCTAAAAATACCAAGCGCACACGATTTTAAACGCATTTTCAGAAAAATGCCCCGTGGATTACTGCGATACACCAACTTGCTGTATCTTGCGATTTTTGGGTTTTTCCTCTCCTCAGGCATCTTTAACACTGCCCTGGTTCCAGCCCTAAAAATTAACGGCGTATCGAGCTTGCTGGTTTTCTCAGTTATGATGGGCGGCATGATTGTGCAGATAATTTCCTTCAGGTATGCAGGAGCCTACACGGAACATAAGTCGCCAGTAAAAAGCGCCATTGTAGGCATGGGGTTGCGAGCTGTTGCATTGGGCTTAACGGGTGTTTTTGTTTACTTTTTAGCTGGGGCTTGGCTGGTAATTCCTGCTTTGGTCATGTACGCGCTTGCTGCAGGAGTTGCCTACGCAATTTACTACACCGCCTCAAACACCATGATTTTCAATTCTCTTAGCCCCCGACGTAACGGTTCAGCCCTTGGCGTATACAGCGCATTAGCGGGCGCCGCAACAATGCTGGGTTCGTTTGCGTCAGGGTTTTTGTCCTTCTACTTGGGTTTTCATGTGACATTTATCGTTTCAGCCGCAGTCTTGGTGGTGTCGGCTTTGCTGCTATATTTGACAGAAAACTCAAAGGTAAGCATCAACCTATCAACCCACGAACTATTCAACCACCACAAAAACGACGATTGTCAAAAGCAAGGATAA
- a CDS encoding SRPBCC family protein produces MGTLSKSIEIERPAEDVFRFVNDFDKMNAAHSGYTEAHYTSKGPVGVGSTAHFVGTHGGSNMEWDMRLTDFEENKKVRWHTDKPSKMTNTLLLEPTSKGTILTHIVEYELPYSYLGRIIDKLKVRKDVEKEMDSWLENAKNIIEEKNVEIPA; encoded by the coding sequence GTGGGAACATTATCAAAAAGCATTGAAATTGAACGACCAGCCGAAGATGTTTTCAGGTTTGTAAATGATTTTGATAAGATGAATGCTGCTCATTCTGGCTATACTGAGGCTCATTATACTTCAAAAGGACCTGTGGGTGTTGGGTCAACTGCTCATTTTGTTGGAACACATGGAGGCTCTAATATGGAGTGGGATATGCGTTTAACTGATTTTGAGGAAAACAAAAAAGTTAGATGGCACACCGACAAACCCAGCAAAATGACAAACACTCTGCTTCTAGAACCAACCAGTAAAGGAACGATACTAACGCATATTGTCGAATACGAACTTCCATATTCCTACTTAGGCAGAATAATTGACAAATTAAAAGTAAGAAAAGACGTAGAGAAAGAAATGGACTCTTGGCTAGAAAACGCAAAAAACATAATTGAAGAAAAGAACGTAGAAATTCCGGCTTAG
- a CDS encoding NAD(P)H-dependent oxidoreductase, whose protein sequence is MPEFIGSLKQFLKALSDKSVTQEIRKLVKVIIIYDSQTGNTQTMAHAVAEGAREVGVEVIVKNVTQSTKNDLLDADGVILGAPTHYGLMSANMKAFIDKSEVWQELAGKIGGVFTNSAGVASGGETTLLSMIIAMFIHGMVIPGRADDMHYGVALTGNPNQEGITHCKALGRLVADWALKLNAN, encoded by the coding sequence GTGCCAGAATTTATTGGTTCATTGAAACAATTTTTAAAAGCATTATCTGACAAAAGTGTTACACAGGAGATAAGAAAGTTGGTAAAAGTCATAATTATTTATGATTCACAGACAGGAAATACACAAACAATGGCGCATGCAGTTGCTGAAGGTGCACGAGAAGTTGGAGTGGAAGTTATTGTTAAAAATGTTACTCAATCAACAAAGAATGACTTACTTGATGCCGATGGCGTTATACTTGGTGCTCCAACACATTACGGGCTAATGTCTGCGAACATGAAAGCATTCATCGATAAAAGCGAAGTATGGCAAGAACTCGCTGGAAAAATTGGTGGTGTATTTACCAATTCAGCAGGCGTTGCGTCTGGTGGAGAAACAACACTACTTTCAATGATAATAGCAATGTTTATTCACGGTATGGTCATCCCTGGCAGAGCAGACGATATGCATTATGGTGTTGCCCTAACAGGAAACCCCAATCAAGAAGGAATTACACACTGTAAGGCGTTGGGCAGACTTGTCGCTGATTGGGCACTAAAACTAAATGCTAATTAA
- a CDS encoding RDD family protein has protein sequence MTTNTEVDLTHWIYRLIAYVIDFVIIYIPAIIISIILAFATAFISGFFGGVAFMAYLLSGVLLFLYFSVLDVMWGGTIGKRIFGLHVQTVNGGRITYGQSIVRNISKFFGPILLLDWLLGVILQGDKRQKFTDRIANTVVVKQAAQSVPPPPPPPPPP, from the coding sequence ATGACGACAAACACAGAAGTAGACTTAACGCATTGGATTTACCGCTTAATCGCATACGTTATCGACTTTGTCATTATTTACATTCCAGCAATCATAATCAGCATAATACTTGCATTTGCAACAGCCTTCATCAGCGGCTTTTTCGGCGGCGTAGCTTTCATGGCATACCTACTTTCAGGGGTACTCTTATTTTTGTACTTCTCAGTTTTAGATGTCATGTGGGGTGGAACAATCGGAAAAAGAATCTTTGGCTTGCATGTTCAGACGGTAAATGGCGGCAGAATAACATACGGTCAATCAATAGTCCGTAATATCAGCAAATTTTTCGGTCCCATCCTACTCTTAGACTGGTTATTAGGCGTTATATTGCAAGGTGATAAAAGGCAAAAATTCACTGACCGCATCGCAAACACAGTCGTAGTAAAGCAGGCAGCTCAATCGGTGCCACCACCACCTCCGCCGCCACCGCCACCATAA
- a CDS encoding B12-binding domain-containing radical SAM protein: MSFSFDLIPIGLEYIASYIKDAVDQVSIVDLELDNRKFQDIINFYNPDLIGITLSAAEHNQGLHLAKIAKQNNLPTVVGGYHPTSVTDLMLSYPQIDAVVRGEGEATMKELVETGSFENILGLSYKKNGKIIHNEDRKRIENLDTLPFPARYLRQYPYKSQDRVTDCDVLTMYRGCNGLCSFCCEPSMSQGYLRTRSPENVMKEILEMAQFHKGKPVNVMFADPNFMGNPKQVDRLCDLMMKHDLKMEFCALVRADAMAAHPQIVKKMCQVGIRRFEMGIESPNAKDLKSTKKGITSKVHGEAARNIRENGGRAGGTFVIGLPEQTEEEIRMFPTYAKDIGLTGAAFGIATPFPGTDFYKEMVEQDLIFETNWDNFDEMHSVYKTKHLSKEKIEEMATYCMAKFWNLDTFIDHEKVSQKRTKQKKAIVDFAQERVLNLGFMANNGTTLQKDNFEKHIATFLEAYIDPRVEAYTQSVGVHNVLEMRRFISILGTQTIQCTLNLEDKTTSFVFKTSKTDVEYIRVIKGRQADATIHLEVDLKWLSEPEKSHILERLVLVFSHSLSVKKIWNTFRLFTAVGTEGLAWTLQKLATKKIKK; encoded by the coding sequence TTGAGTTTTTCTTTTGATTTAATACCTATAGGTTTAGAATACATTGCCTCATACATCAAAGACGCAGTTGACCAAGTCAGCATAGTTGACCTTGAACTTGACAACAGAAAATTCCAAGACATCATCAACTTCTACAATCCCGACCTCATCGGCATCACATTATCCGCCGCTGAACACAACCAAGGGTTACACTTAGCAAAAATTGCTAAACAAAACAATTTACCAACAGTTGTAGGTGGCTACCACCCAACAAGTGTTACTGACTTAATGCTTTCCTACCCACAAATTGACGCAGTTGTTCGCGGAGAAGGCGAAGCCACCATGAAAGAACTGGTAGAGACAGGTTCTTTTGAGAATATTTTAGGACTTTCTTATAAGAAAAACGGAAAAATAATTCATAACGAGGACCGAAAAAGAATTGAAAACCTCGACACACTCCCTTTTCCCGCGAGGTACCTAAGACAATATCCTTACAAAAGCCAAGACCGCGTAACAGATTGCGATGTATTAACGATGTATAGAGGCTGCAATGGACTGTGCAGTTTCTGTTGTGAACCAAGCATGAGCCAAGGTTATTTGAGAACAAGGTCACCAGAGAACGTGATGAAAGAAATCTTGGAGATGGCGCAGTTTCATAAAGGAAAACCTGTGAATGTCATGTTTGCAGACCCGAACTTTATGGGAAACCCCAAACAAGTCGACCGCCTCTGCGACTTAATGATGAAACATGATTTAAAAATGGAATTCTGTGCCCTAGTTAGAGCAGATGCAATGGCAGCGCATCCGCAAATCGTAAAGAAAATGTGTCAAGTAGGCATACGCCGCTTTGAAATGGGTATCGAAAGCCCAAATGCTAAAGACTTAAAGTCCACAAAGAAAGGCATAACCAGCAAGGTTCACGGCGAAGCAGCTAGAAACATACGGGAAAACGGGGGCAGAGCTGGGGGAACATTTGTGATAGGTTTGCCTGAGCAAACGGAAGAAGAAATCAGAATGTTTCCAACTTATGCTAAAGATATTGGGTTAACTGGTGCTGCTTTTGGTATTGCAACGCCTTTTCCAGGCACAGACTTTTACAAGGAAATGGTTGAACAAGACCTAATTTTTGAGACTAACTGGGACAACTTTGATGAGATGCATTCAGTATACAAAACTAAGCATCTGTCAAAAGAGAAAATTGAAGAGATGGCCACGTATTGCATGGCAAAATTCTGGAATCTGGACACATTTATTGACCACGAAAAAGTCTCACAAAAACGAACTAAGCAAAAAAAGGCTATAGTTGATTTCGCTCAAGAAAGAGTGCTAAATCTTGGTTTCATGGCTAATAATGGAACAACCCTGCAGAAGGATAATTTTGAAAAGCATATAGCGACGTTTCTTGAGGCGTACATAGACCCACGAGTAGAAGCATATACTCAGTCGGTTGGAGTACACAATGTCTTAGAAATGAGACGGTTCATTAGCATATTGGGTACACAAACAATTCAATGCACATTAAACCTGGAAGATAAAACCACCAGTTTTGTGTTTAAAACCAGTAAAACCGATGTTGAGTACATACGGGTCATAAAAGGAAGACAAGCTGATGCCACCATACATCTTGAGGTTGATTTGAAGTGGCTAAGTGAACCCGAAAAGTCACATATTCTTGAGCGGCTTGTTTTGGTTTTTTCCCATTCCTTAAGTGTCAAAAAAATCTGGAACACCTTTAGGCTTTTCACCGCAGTTGGAACAGAAGGTTTAGCATGGACTCTACAAAAATTAGCAACTAAAAAAATAAAAAAGTAA
- a CDS encoding PRC-barrel domain-containing protein gives MSSKPKEKSVTKDELVGMKVISAEGKLVGTVKDVGFTIGKAGISLTIENERGETQDIPWENIQGAEDFVVLKLESAIVEAASTLTHASTTQETSTQQATSSGQPTCKTCGGALTYIPQYQRWYCYSCKKYA, from the coding sequence TTGTCCAGTAAACCTAAAGAAAAAAGTGTAACAAAAGACGAACTTGTTGGAATGAAAGTAATCAGTGCAGAAGGGAAACTTGTCGGTACAGTCAAAGATGTTGGCTTTACTATCGGAAAAGCTGGAATCTCGCTAACAATAGAGAATGAACGCGGCGAAACACAAGACATCCCCTGGGAAAACATTCAAGGTGCCGAAGACTTTGTGGTTCTAAAACTTGAAAGTGCAATTGTTGAAGCAGCATCCACTCTTACACACGCCAGTACAACACAAGAAACGTCAACCCAGCAGGCAACTTCTTCAGGTCAGCCAACATGCAAAACTTGCGGTGGCGCATTAACCTACATTCCACAGTATCAACGTTGGTACTGCTATAGCTGCAAGAAGTATGCTTAA